In one Bacillus mesophilus genomic region, the following are encoded:
- the mce gene encoding methylmalonyl-CoA epimerase, which produces MIKKIDHIGIAVRSIEDSLKLYIDVLQLELIGVETVESEQVKVAFIKAGETKLELLEPMSDDSPVAKFIEKKGEGIHHIALGVESIEERIQYMKEHGIQMIHEQSKPGAGGAQIAFMHPKSTGNVLLELCEKK; this is translated from the coding sequence TTGATTAAAAAAATTGACCATATCGGCATTGCTGTTCGGTCTATCGAAGATTCGTTGAAGCTTTATATAGATGTTCTTCAGTTAGAGCTTATTGGGGTGGAGACGGTAGAGTCTGAACAAGTAAAAGTAGCTTTCATCAAGGCAGGAGAAACAAAGCTTGAGTTATTAGAGCCGATGTCAGATGATAGCCCAGTAGCAAAGTTTATCGAGAAGAAGGGCGAAGGTATTCACCATATTGCTCTAGGTGTAGAATCAATAGAAGAACGAATTCAATATATGAAGGAACATGGAATACAAATGATCCACGAGCAATCCAAACCTGGTGCTGGTGGAGCCCAAATTGCATTTATGCATCCAAAATCAACAGGAAATGTACTGTTAGAGCTTTGTGAAAAGAAATAG
- a CDS encoding pentapeptide repeat-containing protein, translating to MKMDSPKVPKDLPIKNFHDILYEEDPELEMCMVNDCTFSDEVLKKVRLSKMIIKNCKFNNTDFSHIEMTDVLFENCDFSNSNLNSSYMHRSVFKGCKLLGINLTDSRIGHVQFDHSLLNLATLGNSKLERVSFQDTSLEGSDFYDCIFKTVEFSKCNINSATFEKTSLKGIDISDSTFESLTVSIPDLNGCKVSTLQAIQFATLLGLVITD from the coding sequence ATGAAAATGGATTCGCCAAAAGTACCTAAAGATTTACCTATTAAAAACTTCCATGATATTTTGTATGAGGAAGATCCAGAATTAGAAATGTGCATGGTTAATGATTGTACTTTCTCTGATGAAGTGCTAAAAAAAGTCCGATTATCTAAAATGATTATAAAGAATTGTAAGTTCAACAATACCGACTTCAGTCATATAGAAATGACAGATGTTTTGTTTGAGAATTGCGATTTCTCCAATTCAAATTTAAATAGTTCATATATGCATAGATCTGTGTTTAAGGGCTGTAAACTACTAGGTATTAACCTTACTGATTCTCGAATAGGGCATGTTCAATTTGACCATTCTTTACTGAACCTAGCAACACTCGGAAATTCTAAGCTAGAAAGAGTATCATTTCAGGACACTTCATTGGAAGGTTCAGATTTTTATGATTGTATATTTAAAACAGTAGAGTTTAGTAAGTGTAATATTAACTCTGCAACATTTGAAAAAACTTCACTTAAGGGGATTGATATAAGTGATTCCACTTTTGAATCACTAACTGTATCCATTCCTGATCTTAACGGTTGTAAAGTATCTACGTTGCAAGCCATTCAATTTGCAACTCTATTGGGATTGGTCATTACTGATTAA
- a CDS encoding methyl-accepting chemotaxis protein: MSETMENLADKITETTTFSDSIRDIAAQTNLLALNASIEAARAGESGKGFAVVAGEIRKLSEVTTKAANRISENLAKVNENTSFSQKQMKNNAIKMTESVTLTQETLKVFENINNSVHELHATVKEYELVTASISESSSTIETSVTEFASIIEETTASLEEIAASIENHSESNGELVSFIQNTDDATLELMKLTKDK; this comes from the coding sequence ATGTCAGAAACGATGGAAAATCTTGCTGATAAAATAACGGAAACTACTACTTTTTCTGATAGTATTCGTGATATTGCGGCTCAAACTAATTTACTTGCACTGAATGCTTCCATTGAAGCTGCACGAGCTGGTGAAAGCGGAAAGGGATTCGCTGTAGTGGCAGGAGAAATTAGAAAACTATCAGAAGTAACAACAAAGGCAGCAAATCGTATTTCTGAAAATTTAGCAAAAGTGAATGAGAATACAAGCTTCTCACAGAAGCAAATGAAAAATAATGCTATTAAAATGACTGAAAGTGTAACTCTAACTCAAGAAACTCTAAAGGTATTTGAGAATATAAACAATTCCGTTCACGAGTTACATGCAACTGTTAAGGAGTATGAATTGGTTACTGCTTCTATTTCAGAATCATCCTCAACCATTGAAACATCTGTTACAGAGTTTGCCTCAATCATTGAGGAAACCACGGCATCACTTGAGGAAATCGCAGCATCAATAGAAAACCACAGTGAATCTAACGGAGAGTTAGTCTCATTTATTCAAAATACAGATGATGCAACACTTGAACTTATGAAATTAACAAAAGACAAATAA
- a CDS encoding YjcZ family sporulation protein encodes MFGTGFGCGGYGYTAPVTTGYGSSFTLIVVLFILLIIVGAAWA; translated from the coding sequence ATGTTTGGAACAGGTTTCGGTTGCGGTGGTTACGGTTATACAGCTCCTGTAACTACAGGTTATGGAAGTTCATTTACGCTAATTGTAGTTCTATTTATCCTATTAATTATTGTTGGCGCTGCTTGGGCGTAA
- a CDS encoding YjcZ family sporulation protein encodes MSGVTGYGAGFALIVVLFILLIIVGSAYVGY; translated from the coding sequence ATGAGTGGAGTAACAGGATATGGTGCAGGATTCGCGTTAATTGTAGTGTTATTCATCCTACTGATCATTGTGGGATCAGCGTACGTTGGATACTAA
- a CDS encoding tripeptidase T, with translation MINQERLLQEFLELVQVDSETKFEAEISKVLTEKFTALGVDVFDDETTEVTGHGAGNLICTLQGTKEGVDPIYFTSHMDTVVPGKGIKPSVKDGYVVTDGTTILGADDKAGIAAMLEAIRTLKENNIEHGTIQFIITVGEESGLVGAKALDPSKIVAKYGYALDSDGKVGNIIVAAPTQAKVKATILGKTAHAGVAPEKGVSAITIASKAIAKMPLGRIDEETTANIGRFEGGQQTNIVCDRVDILAEARSLVGEKMEAQVQKMKEAFESAASEMGGRAEVEITVMYPGFKYGEGDHVVEVARRAAASIGRTSELQKSGGGSDANVIAGHGIPTVNLSVGYEEIHTTNERMPIEELVKTAEFVVAIIQEVAQ, from the coding sequence TTGATTAACCAAGAAAGATTATTACAAGAGTTTTTAGAGCTAGTTCAAGTTGATTCGGAAACAAAGTTTGAGGCTGAAATCTCTAAAGTATTAACAGAGAAATTCACAGCTCTTGGAGTAGACGTTTTTGATGATGAGACGACTGAAGTAACAGGACATGGTGCAGGGAATTTAATTTGTACACTTCAAGGTACAAAAGAAGGTGTAGATCCAATCTACTTTACATCTCATATGGATACTGTTGTTCCGGGTAAAGGAATAAAGCCTTCTGTAAAAGATGGATATGTGGTGACGGATGGAACAACGATTCTAGGTGCTGATGATAAAGCAGGAATAGCGGCAATGCTTGAAGCAATTAGAACGCTAAAAGAAAACAATATTGAACATGGTACAATCCAATTCATTATTACAGTTGGAGAAGAATCAGGACTTGTAGGTGCAAAAGCACTTGATCCTTCTAAGATTGTGGCAAAATACGGATATGCATTAGACAGTGATGGAAAAGTAGGGAACATCATTGTGGCCGCTCCCACTCAAGCAAAAGTGAAGGCGACGATTCTTGGAAAAACAGCTCATGCTGGTGTTGCTCCAGAAAAGGGTGTGTCGGCAATCACAATCGCTTCAAAAGCGATTGCAAAGATGCCACTTGGTCGAATCGATGAAGAAACAACTGCTAATATTGGCAGATTTGAGGGTGGTCAACAAACGAATATCGTTTGTGACCGTGTTGACATCTTGGCTGAAGCCCGTTCATTAGTAGGAGAGAAGATGGAAGCACAGGTTCAAAAGATGAAAGAAGCATTCGAATCAGCAGCCTCTGAAATGGGTGGACGTGCAGAAGTGGAAATTACCGTTATGTATCCTGGCTTTAAATATGGAGAAGGCGATCATGTAGTAGAAGTTGCGCGTCGTGCAGCTGCTTCCATTGGTCGTACTTCAGAGCTACAAAAAAGCGGTGGTGGAAGTGACGCAAACGTGATCGCAGGTCACGGCATCCCAACGGTTAACCTTTCTGTCGGATACGAGGAAATTCATACAACAAATGAAAGAATGCCAATAGAAGAATTAGTAAAGACTGCTGAGTTTGTAGTAGCAATTATTCAAGAGGTTGCACAATAA
- a CDS encoding L,D-transpeptidase codes for MIQLMLAIILTVSPIWPIGPNPLVGDPFIIVNKKTNELAFINEGEVQKVYPVGTGIFDDFTPEGSFSITVKAKDPYYRRKNIMGGSPENPLGSRWIGFNALDTDGRTYGVHGTNNPSSIGKAVSQGCIRMHNEHVNELFDQVPIGTKIFITTSQKNFNELAREQGALH; via the coding sequence ATGATTCAATTGATGCTAGCTATAATCCTAACCGTTTCACCGATATGGCCGATAGGACCTAATCCTCTAGTAGGAGACCCGTTCATCATTGTAAATAAAAAGACAAATGAGCTTGCATTTATAAATGAAGGTGAAGTACAGAAAGTATACCCTGTTGGAACAGGTATATTCGATGATTTTACTCCAGAGGGTAGCTTTTCCATTACCGTTAAGGCTAAGGACCCGTACTATAGAAGAAAGAACATTATGGGAGGAAGTCCCGAAAATCCTCTAGGAAGTCGATGGATTGGATTTAATGCTTTAGATACGGACGGTCGCACATATGGAGTTCATGGTACTAACAATCCTTCATCAATTGGAAAAGCTGTCTCACAGGGATGTATACGGATGCACAATGAGCATGTTAACGAACTATTTGATCAAGTTCCGATTGGCACGAAAATCTTTATAACAACCTCTCAAAAAAACTTTAATGAGCTTGCTCGTGAACAAGGTGCCCTACATTAA
- a CDS encoding CAP-associated domain-containing protein, giving the protein MIRRLLLLLSFSIFLYVLWGVWQKQPESFQINEFTEVIQGQYNTLKENEKVNDSITKLLVTFDQMARQLSDTLVEDQEQETNSATPIEKPVLATPTQQIFSVHNVQLHQSKEEVEQLLGSPKRTSENEYGINWNVYHENYHNFIMVGYNDQNKVAAIYTNQDLISSSNGIVLGSNKQMVGEQLGESLSSINKGMVFYQFDKKQEFEMFQIDDSYITVFYDQHQNNTVTAIQIVSKSLEDRRNDYYTNETEALKEGFEYQLFDLTNSTRVKFGLSVLTWDDYVRETARKHSKDMAVNNYFSHENLEGKSPFDRMLEDDIQFTIAGENLAYGQYSSIFAHEGLMNSMGHRENILQKDFKYLGVGVAFNSKFQPYYTQKFYSK; this is encoded by the coding sequence ATGATAAGACGGCTACTGCTTCTTTTATCCTTTAGCATTTTCTTATATGTATTGTGGGGAGTATGGCAGAAACAGCCTGAATCATTTCAGATTAATGAATTCACTGAAGTTATTCAAGGTCAATACAACACATTAAAAGAAAATGAGAAAGTTAATGATTCAATTACTAAACTGTTAGTGACATTTGACCAAATGGCTAGACAGTTATCAGATACCCTTGTTGAAGATCAAGAACAGGAAACTAATTCAGCAACACCTATAGAAAAACCTGTCTTAGCTACACCAACTCAGCAGATATTCTCGGTCCATAATGTTCAACTTCACCAATCAAAAGAAGAGGTCGAACAACTATTAGGAAGTCCAAAGCGAACCTCAGAGAATGAATATGGGATCAACTGGAACGTCTATCATGAAAATTACCATAACTTTATCATGGTTGGTTATAACGACCAGAACAAAGTGGCTGCCATATATACGAACCAAGATTTAATCTCTTCCTCAAATGGAATTGTTCTGGGAAGCAATAAACAAATGGTTGGTGAACAATTAGGGGAATCTCTTTCAAGCATAAATAAAGGGATGGTTTTTTATCAGTTTGATAAAAAGCAAGAGTTTGAAATGTTCCAGATTGATGATTCCTATATCACAGTTTTTTATGATCAGCACCAAAATAACACCGTAACCGCCATACAAATCGTTAGTAAGTCATTAGAGGATCGACGCAATGATTATTATACAAATGAGACTGAGGCGCTTAAGGAAGGCTTTGAATACCAACTGTTTGACTTAACAAATTCAACACGAGTAAAGTTTGGGCTATCTGTACTTACTTGGGATGATTATGTTAGAGAAACAGCCCGTAAGCATAGTAAAGATATGGCAGTTAACAACTACTTTAGTCATGAGAATTTAGAAGGGAAGTCCCCTTTTGACCGAATGCTTGAGGATGACATACAATTTACCATTGCAGGAGAAAACCTCGCATATGGTCAGTATAGTAGTATCTTTGCTCATGAAGGTTTAATGAATTCCATGGGTCACCGAGAAAATATTCTTCAAAAGGATTTCAAATACTTAGGTGTTGGAGTTGCCTTCAACTCTAAATTTCAACCGTATTATACGCAAAAATTCTATAGTAAGTAA
- a CDS encoding acyl-CoA carboxylase subunit beta — translation MDIYKKIDELYDKRREVELGGGDERIGKQHEKGKLTARERIDLLVDPGTFVELNPFIEHRSQDFGLANKKGPGDGVVTGYGKVNGRPIYLFSQDFTVFGGALGEMHAKKISTIMDLAAKNGAPIVGLNDSGGARIQEGVVSLDGYGHIFYRNSIYSGVIPQISVIMGPCAGGAVYSPAITDFVFMVEKTSQMFITGPKVIETVTGEKISSEDLGGADVHNSISGNAHFSGSTEEEVLEQVRHLLSYLPQNNEEKPPLLNTGEDDDYRPELTETIPFDAVRPYDVRKVIEQVVDQGSFTEVHKDFARNIVIGLARIKGEVVGLVCNQPKVMAGGLDIDSSDKAARFIRFCDSFNIPIITFEDVTGFFPGVKQEHGGIIRHGAKILYAYSEATVPKLTVILRKAYGGAYVALNSKAIGADLVYAWPNAEIAVMGPQGAANIIFAREIAESENPEQTRADKIEEYREKFASPYIAASMGMVDDVIDPRETRIKLIQALEMLRNKKEERPRKKHGNIPL, via the coding sequence TTGGATATTTATAAAAAGATTGATGAACTATATGATAAAAGAAGAGAAGTTGAATTAGGAGGTGGAGATGAAAGAATCGGTAAACAGCATGAGAAGGGAAAGTTGACTGCCAGAGAGAGAATCGATTTACTCGTTGATCCTGGCACCTTTGTCGAACTAAATCCTTTCATTGAGCACCGCTCACAGGACTTTGGACTAGCTAATAAGAAGGGTCCTGGTGATGGAGTTGTAACAGGTTATGGAAAAGTAAATGGTCGTCCAATCTATCTTTTTTCACAGGATTTTACTGTTTTTGGTGGAGCATTAGGTGAAATGCATGCCAAAAAGATTTCTACCATCATGGATTTAGCTGCAAAGAACGGTGCACCAATTGTTGGTCTGAATGACTCCGGAGGGGCTCGTATTCAAGAAGGTGTGGTATCATTAGATGGTTATGGTCATATCTTCTATAGAAATTCTATCTACTCAGGTGTAATTCCCCAAATCTCAGTCATTATGGGACCATGTGCAGGTGGAGCAGTATACTCTCCAGCCATTACTGATTTTGTTTTCATGGTTGAGAAAACAAGTCAGATGTTTATAACGGGTCCGAAGGTTATTGAAACCGTGACAGGTGAAAAAATCTCATCTGAGGACTTAGGTGGGGCAGACGTACATAACTCGATTAGTGGAAACGCACATTTCTCAGGTTCAACAGAAGAGGAAGTCTTAGAGCAGGTTCGCCATTTACTTAGCTATTTACCTCAAAATAATGAGGAAAAGCCACCACTTTTAAACACTGGTGAAGATGATGATTACAGACCTGAATTAACAGAAACGATTCCATTTGATGCAGTTAGACCGTATGATGTTCGAAAGGTAATTGAGCAAGTAGTAGATCAAGGATCCTTTACGGAAGTACATAAAGATTTTGCAAGAAACATTGTAATTGGTCTCGCTCGGATAAAGGGAGAGGTTGTTGGTTTGGTGTGCAATCAGCCAAAGGTAATGGCTGGTGGGTTAGATATCGATTCTTCTGATAAGGCAGCAAGATTTATCCGTTTTTGTGACTCTTTCAATATCCCAATTATTACGTTTGAGGACGTTACCGGCTTTTTCCCTGGTGTAAAACAGGAGCATGGAGGAATTATTCGTCATGGAGCAAAAATCCTTTATGCCTACTCCGAAGCGACAGTCCCTAAGTTGACCGTCATCTTACGTAAAGCATATGGTGGGGCCTACGTTGCCTTAAATAGTAAAGCAATAGGAGCAGACCTTGTATATGCATGGCCAAATGCAGAAATTGCTGTAATGGGTCCTCAAGGAGCAGCTAACATTATTTTTGCTAGAGAAATTGCCGAAAGTGAAAATCCAGAGCAAACTAGAGCGGATAAGATTGAAGAGTATCGTGAGAAGTTTGCGAGTCCGTATATCGCTGCTAGCATGGGAATGGTAGATGATGTCATTGATCCAAGAGAGACAAGAATTAAACTCATTCAAGCATTAGAAATGCTTCGAAATAAGAAAGAAGAGCGACCAAGAAAGAAACACGGAAACATTCCGTTGTAA
- a CDS encoding threonine aldolase family protein codes for MDTQIQETLADLFKNSSYQIGGHGTRNIDVLKMAFQDVEGKLESDLYGTGQVIEDFQKKMAAFLGKENAVFFPSGTMAQQIALRIWCDQKGVKRVAYHPLSHLEIHEEDGLKELHQIESVLLADQDRVVELEDIEALKKDVSCILLELPQREIGGQLPSYETLVNISNYCKSKDIKLHLDGARLLEVLPYYKVSAKEICSLFDSVYLSFYKGIGGIAGAILAGSHEFTQESKTWKRRYGGDLISLYPYIISANYNFDKRATEMNRYYTGAIELAELFNSCTRITTRPLQPVSNMFHVHFQASKEKMETILKELYKESDIGMTGNLREVNNKEAYFEVSIGDQYEVIPKEKLKKMFELLELKMHQI; via the coding sequence GTGGATACACAAATACAAGAAACCTTGGCAGATCTTTTCAAGAATTCATCTTATCAAATTGGCGGTCATGGCACTAGAAATATTGATGTATTAAAGATGGCATTTCAAGATGTTGAAGGCAAGCTGGAAAGTGATTTATACGGTACAGGTCAGGTAATCGAAGACTTCCAAAAGAAAATGGCAGCATTCCTAGGAAAAGAAAACGCTGTGTTTTTTCCTAGCGGTACAATGGCTCAGCAAATAGCGTTAAGAATTTGGTGTGATCAAAAAGGAGTGAAGAGGGTCGCCTATCATCCCCTTAGCCATTTAGAAATACATGAGGAGGACGGCTTAAAAGAACTCCATCAAATTGAGTCAGTTTTACTAGCAGACCAGGATCGTGTTGTTGAGCTAGAGGACATTGAGGCTTTAAAGAAAGATGTATCATGTATCTTACTTGAACTCCCACAGCGTGAGATAGGTGGACAGCTACCTTCATATGAAACTCTTGTTAACATCTCTAACTATTGTAAATCAAAGGATATAAAGCTCCATTTAGATGGTGCAAGACTTTTAGAGGTTCTTCCCTATTATAAGGTAAGTGCTAAAGAAATCTGCTCTTTATTTGATAGTGTTTATCTATCATTTTACAAAGGAATTGGCGGTATTGCCGGAGCAATTCTAGCTGGAAGTCACGAATTCACACAAGAGTCTAAAACCTGGAAACGTCGCTATGGTGGTGACTTAATTAGTCTTTATCCCTACATAATTAGTGCAAACTATAATTTTGACAAAAGAGCGACTGAAATGAATAGGTATTATACAGGTGCAATAGAATTAGCAGAGCTTTTTAATAGCTGTACAAGAATTACTACAAGACCTCTACAACCTGTTTCCAATATGTTTCACGTTCATTTTCAAGCATCTAAAGAAAAGATGGAAACCATTTTAAAAGAGCTTTATAAGGAAAGTGATATTGGGATGACCGGAAACCTTCGAGAAGTGAACAATAAAGAGGCATATTTTGAGGTAAGTATCGGAGATCAATACGAGGTTATTCCGAAAGAAAAATTAAAAAAGATGTTTGAACTGCTTGAACTTAAAATGCACCAGATATAA
- a CDS encoding heavy-metal-associated domain-containing protein produces MSISTFFLNSIQGEQDIQYLEQSLSKVPGIERVLMDTTDNELKVEYDEKAIELKQIAEIISKRGFSIK; encoded by the coding sequence TTGAGTATTAGCACTTTCTTTTTAAATAGTATTCAAGGCGAACAGGATATTCAGTATCTGGAGCAAAGCTTGTCCAAAGTTCCCGGAATTGAGCGAGTATTGATGGATACTACCGATAATGAACTTAAAGTAGAATATGATGAAAAAGCAATAGAATTAAAACAAATAGCTGAAATCATTAGTAAACGTGGATTTAGTATTAAATAG
- a CDS encoding YebC/PmpR family DNA-binding transcriptional regulator encodes MGRKWNNIKEKKASKDANTSRIYAKFGRVIYVAAKQGEPDPELNQSLKFVLERAKTYNVPKAIIDRAIDKAKGASDETYDELRYEGFGPNGSMIIVDALTNNVNRTAAEVRAAFNKNGGNMGVSGSVSYMFDATAVVGLEGKNVEEVLEILMEADVDVRDILEEEESVIVYGEPDQFHAIQEAFKNAGVTEFSVAELTMLAQSDVSLPEDGQAKFEKLIDTLEDLEDVQQVYHNVELG; translated from the coding sequence ATGGGACGTAAGTGGAACAATATTAAGGAAAAGAAGGCATCTAAGGATGCAAATACAAGTCGTATTTATGCTAAATTTGGCCGTGTTATTTATGTAGCGGCAAAACAAGGGGAACCAGATCCTGAACTAAATCAATCTTTAAAGTTTGTACTTGAACGTGCGAAGACATATAATGTCCCAAAAGCTATTATCGATCGAGCGATTGATAAAGCAAAGGGTGCATCTGATGAAACATATGATGAACTTCGCTATGAAGGGTTTGGTCCTAATGGTTCGATGATCATTGTTGATGCTTTAACGAATAACGTGAATCGTACCGCTGCAGAAGTTCGTGCCGCCTTTAATAAAAATGGTGGAAACATGGGAGTAAGTGGCTCTGTTTCTTATATGTTTGATGCGACAGCTGTTGTTGGACTAGAAGGCAAAAATGTAGAAGAAGTTCTTGAGATTTTGATGGAAGCAGACGTAGATGTTCGTGATATTCTAGAAGAAGAAGAATCCGTAATTGTCTATGGGGAGCCTGATCAGTTTCATGCAATTCAGGAAGCATTTAAGAATGCAGGGGTTACAGAATTTTCTGTTGCCGAGTTAACGATGTTAGCTCAAAGTGATGTAAGCCTACCAGAAGACGGTCAAGCTAAGTTTGAAAAACTTATTGATACTTTAGAAGATTTAGAAGATGTTCAGCAAGTGTACCACAATGTTGAATTAGGATAA
- the prli42 gene encoding stressosome-associated protein Prli42 — MTRKTQKIIVYLMILSMLLTTLFTGAAMFF, encoded by the coding sequence ATGACCCGTAAAACACAAAAAATTATTGTTTACTTGATGATTCTTTCAATGTTATTAACTACTTTATTTACAGGAGCTGCTATGTTCTTTTAA
- a CDS encoding spore germination protein, which translates to MPNVILGPVIFNSNEGIITGAALNASPTSTSKVVAGSGGFNTGYWVVTNNWISSSGNIDPDVNDSNVNEVV; encoded by the coding sequence TTGCCAAACGTAATTCTCGGCCCTGTCATATTTAATAGTAACGAAGGAATCATTACTGGTGCTGCATTAAATGCTTCTCCAACCAGTACTAGTAAAGTAGTTGCAGGCTCTGGTGGTTTCAACACTGGATATTGGGTAGTTACAAATAACTGGATAAGCTCATCTGGAAACATTGATCCAGATGTTAATGATTCTAATGTAAATGAAGTTGTTTAA
- a CDS encoding cupin domain-containing protein, translated as MMEKVNIQEKFTLFNEHWSPKIAGEINDMQVKFAKLKGEFVWHHHEHEDEMFLVIKGSLLLKFRDQDITINEGEFIIVPKGVEHLPVAEEEVHVLLFEPKSTLNTGTEVNERTVADLQSI; from the coding sequence ATAATGGAAAAGGTTAATATACAGGAGAAATTCACCTTATTCAATGAACATTGGAGCCCTAAAATAGCAGGAGAAATAAATGATATGCAAGTCAAATTTGCAAAGCTTAAAGGTGAGTTTGTTTGGCATCATCATGAACATGAAGACGAAATGTTTCTTGTCATTAAAGGTAGTCTCTTACTAAAGTTCAGGGATCAGGATATCACCATAAATGAAGGTGAATTCATTATTGTGCCAAAGGGTGTTGAACATTTACCCGTTGCAGAAGAAGAGGTTCATGTCTTACTTTTTGAGCCTAAATCTACATTAAATACAGGTACTGAGGTTAATGAGAGAACAGTAGCTGACTTACAATCCATTTAA
- a CDS encoding EamA family transporter produces MQPSIAVQPTHKMMGVTLVLVAAILWGVSGTVAQFMFQVKGFNAGWLVVIRLLFAGLLMLMVTYPKQKHKVWKIWRSKQERIHLVLFGLLGMLGVQYTYFAAIEASNAATATILQYLGPVVILFYLVIRARRSPTYKELIVIILALIGTFLLVTDGTVHSLTLSKGGLFWGLASAIALAFYTLHPASLIKKWGTMVVVGWGMLIGGIGFSFIFHPWDIQGTWDSSSIFALLFIIVFGTLIPFYCYLESMNYISPSETSTLACAEPLSAAVVSIIWLHVSFGWVQWIGTIFILATIMLISRWRNQ; encoded by the coding sequence ATGCAACCTTCAATCGCAGTTCAACCGACCCATAAAATGATGGGAGTCACACTTGTATTAGTAGCCGCCATTTTATGGGGAGTATCGGGTACTGTTGCACAATTTATGTTTCAAGTAAAAGGATTTAATGCTGGTTGGCTTGTTGTAATTAGACTTCTCTTTGCAGGTTTACTAATGCTAATGGTTACGTATCCTAAACAAAAGCATAAAGTGTGGAAAATTTGGAGAAGCAAACAGGAACGAATTCACCTAGTACTATTTGGCTTATTGGGGATGTTGGGTGTTCAATATACATACTTTGCAGCAATTGAAGCTAGTAATGCTGCAACCGCTACGATTTTGCAATATTTGGGTCCAGTCGTTATTTTATTTTATCTGGTGATACGGGCAAGAAGATCACCTACATATAAAGAATTAATTGTCATCATACTAGCGTTAATTGGGACCTTTCTACTTGTGACGGATGGAACGGTTCATTCTCTTACCCTTTCAAAAGGTGGCCTTTTTTGGGGACTTGCATCAGCGATTGCCTTAGCATTCTACACTTTACATCCAGCTAGCTTAATTAAAAAATGGGGGACAATGGTAGTTGTAGGATGGGGGATGTTGATAGGAGGAATTGGATTTAGTTTTATCTTTCACCCATGGGACATCCAGGGAACATGGGATAGCTCATCAATATTTGCTCTTCTCTTTATTATTGTCTTTGGAACCTTGATTCCTTTTTATTGTTATTTGGAGAGTATGAACTATATCTCTCCGTCAGAGACAAGTACTCTCGCATGTGCAGAGCCATTATCTGCTGCGGTAGTGTCAATCATATGGTTACATGTTTCGTTTGGATGGGTACAGTGGATCGGTACAATTTTTATCTTGGCGACGATTATGTTAATTTCACGGTGGAGAAATCAGTAG